In Ailuropoda melanoleuca isolate Jingjing chromosome 7, ASM200744v2, whole genome shotgun sequence, one genomic interval encodes:
- the HRCT1 gene encoding histidine-rich carboxyl terminus protein 1 — MLGLVGLVIGTAVAVLLLLLVAACLCRRRQDHDVETNRPAVRRNRVRWAQPWFFPRRGHLGHLHYFRHPGHMSHTHHVGHQHHLHHHQAHQQAHRHAHHHAHRGRR, encoded by the coding sequence ATGCTAGGCCTCGTGGGCTTGGTCATAGGCACTGCTGTGGCcgttctgctgctgctgctggtggccgCCTGCCTGTGCCGGAGACGCCAGGACCACGATGTGGAGACGAACAGGCCTGCAGTGAGGAGAAACCGAGTCCGGTGGGCCCAGCCTTGGTTCTTCCCGCGCCGGGGCCACCTGGGACACCTTCACTATTTCCGTCATCCTGGCCACATGTCTCACACGCACCATGTGGGCCACCAgcaccacctccaccatcaccaagCCCACCAGCAAGCCCACCGCCACGCCCACCACCACGCCCACCGTGGCCGCCGCTAA
- the SPAAR gene encoding small regulatory polypeptide of amino acid response codes for METAVIGVVAVLFVATVAITCLLCCFSCDSRAQDPQGGPGHGFTVATFHQEASLFTGPGRHAQPAVATAGARDFWTFM; via the coding sequence ATGGAAACAGCAGTGATTGGAGTGGTGGCGGTGCTGTTTGTGGCCACCGTAGCCATCACCTGCCTCCTCTGCTGCTTCAGCTGTGACTCGAGGGCCCAAGATCCTCAGGGGGGCCCTGGCCACGGCTTCACCGTGGCCACATTTCACCAGGAGGCTTCTCTCTTCACGGGGCCGGGTCGCCATGCCCAGCCGGCGGTGGCGACAGCGGGTGCCCGGGACTTCTGGACCTTCATGTGA